The genomic segment GTGGGCACCGTCCTGGGGTACGTCGCGGGGTCCTGCAACGGCCTCCACCTCTGAGAGCCAAAACCCTAAGAGCCGAGGTCGTTTTGGGGGATGCGGAGGGAGAAGAGGGTGGTGAGGGAATGGTGGAGTTGAGGGAGAGGGGAGTGGAGAAGGGAAGGGTTGCAGGAGAGGAAGGATGGGATGAGGGAAGAGGGAAACCGTACTTCTGGAATGGGGGAAATGAAACATGTAGAAAAATACGAAATtgctatatgcctcggtccccgcctaaaccgaggcataatcgtGGTTTTGCACCGGTTCTGAATGAACCGAAGCCATAGGCTTTGTGCATACTTCAAATTTCAGACTTGTTAGGCGGAAAGGTAGACTTTTAGGCATCGATTTTACTATCAACCGAGTTAATATTCCTTATATGTTTCAGGTCTCCttgaaccgaggcgtataagttcgcctaaactacaaaaatgccaccgcgttttgatagGCTTCGGTTTTTCCTAAACCGAAGCCTATAGGGCGAGTTAAAGGGCAACTTTTTTACTAGTGGAATGTGAATATTTGTAGGATtagttcttttatttgtttgatctAAATGGTTTGTTTCCTTTTACCTTCATAACAACATCACGATAATTTTCTTTGCAAAAGAAGGGGAAGGTTGCATCCTAACCCCAATGAAGGAAAATGTTCTTACACTTGTGACCGTAAATTTTCAGCAAGGTCTTGGCCAGAGGTTTAAACAACCAGTTGGAACTAGTATTGATTTTTCGATATTTGAGGAGTCTGAGTTATTGAATGTGGGGGACGACGATATCTATCCTATTGCAATTAAAGCAGATGCATCCACTAGTGACCGTGATGaatcaaaatcaaatgaaaatccATCATAGGGTAACACAAACTCTCAAATAACTCAAGCAGTGTTTgagaaggagaaaagagagTTTTAGGTGACCGACACCGACATTGCTAACTTCGAACAGAGCACGAAGCTCCGAGACAACAACGTTGGCCAAAATAGAAAGCTCTTGGCCGAGGAGAGCAATACCGGTGGTGATGATGGTGTTGTCTGACCGGATGGATTTCTTCTACTGACAGGAGGCTGCTTGAGGCAACGCCAGTGAAGGCCGATGTGGTGATGGCTGTCGGAGGCGGTGGGCCCTGCTCCGTTGAagagtaaaagagaaaaaaaaagagaaacgtGGCATCACACGTGGGCTCATCGTTTGTCACATCAAAGAAACCTTAACACCATTActttttaaggactaaacataagagtttcaaaactaagaggactaaACTGAACAAACCTTtcgaagagggacgaaaaccaaaatcgtttgatagtttagggactaaaaacatatttaaccctaaatagtattaatattatagatgtaaaagtaatatttataattataccaaaaaatatttttactgataaatttgaattagtttaaaaaaatataattttcaactataaactattttttaagatataatatcaattttataaaataattttacaaaaatttaagtGAACTAATCCTGTTTTGGAGTCTTTACTTAAAACAACGAAGGAATCAATTAATCTAggtttaatacattatttggttcctagttttgagtttttttgttCAAGTCGtcttaccttttaaaaaagttcagtaaggcTCCATACTTCGTTAAAAACGATTCAAAATGGTCCTTTTGGTttacggcgttaaaaacataacggtgcaagACGAGGCGAGAAAAGTGCAGTCTTGGGTGAAGGTGGTGTTGTAGTGGCCTTACGCAAAGAAGATGGAGGTGGGTGTGATATGTTTCCTTCTCTCTTTTGTTGTGGTTGAATTgaaaaatgaatgaagaaagagagattatGAATGCTGAAATGGGTTGCTCGCAGGCGGGATTCTTCCAATTGCACCTTCAACGAACCATGAACCCAAATTGAAGATCACTTTCATCAAATTCTTGAATCCCAAATCGCGAATGGATTCTAAcctaattgtaattttatttaacccTAAGTTaaactttttccacatcattcaattttatttttaaaatttacacctTAAAATAATCAAACGTGTTACTTATTGCAAAACTGTACATATCATTCACTTTTGACTATGGAAGCAATTGCACCCTTATGTTTTTAATGCCGTAAGTCAAGAAGACCATTTTGAATCGATTTAAGGGAATATGAGAttttactgaacttttttaaaagatacGACGAATTTGAACAAAAAGCCCCGAAACTATGGACCATTACTTTATTGTGCACATTTCCACCTTTCCAATGAATAAGAACATTTCCAACATGGGGTTTGagtaaagtaattttattaGGCATTAGAGGTGTAAATGTTTTAGCAAGTTTAggcgtttaaatttactttggATCATACGTTTTTGCGTACTTATGCGaattaattctaataaaatatgaagatttggttatattatttacaaactcttgtttaataacttttaaagtTGCAAATTGTGAAACAAGAGTTGCTGTTATCAGATGAAAGAAATGGTAAGATCCACTTAATGCATAAAGTAAAATAGAGAACGAAAACCTTGCTTTGTTCCAAGAATTGAAAGGTACAATAGAAGAGGTAATTGACATGACGAAGCGGTGTTAAAGGATGAGATCGGGCATTTCCTGAATGAAATCATATCAATGGTGTCTTGGGTCCCATTGAAAAAGTTTgccaacttttattattatttggcaGATAAACTGATAAACACATACATGGCAAAAGGCAAATTTAAGTGCAATAAGTGAGGAGAAGACAGAGTGAACAGTGACAGTTTGGCAGCAACAATAAACATTCAAATTCCAAGCTTTTTCAGATTGGTCATACTTGTGCACAGTGACACACCCACTTTTCTGCAGCACTTGCTCTTTCACTAAATGCCTGGTTTTTCTAGCCATTAGGTAGGAATGGGAAAAGGAATAAGAAGGCCATGGAGGGTCCCTTTCCCATACCTGTACTTTGCTGCTTCTCATTCAATTGGCCCCTTCACTCAACATCAACCACCACACTTTGCAGAACTAAAAGCAACTACCACCATagaataacaacaacaacaaccatcttcttactattattaatatatataaataaagtgaCGTCTGTCTGTGTTGAAACTGATTCGTGGTAAAAGAAAAATGGTCTGTGACGGCAGTGCCCTGGGCAGGCCCTTTATTACATAGACATGGTTATGGTCACCACTTCTGGCACCCTCACACTGCACCCTTCATTCTCTGTCATAATCATAGTTCAACCGTGTAAAAAGGCTTTTACCATTATTCCACTCCTTCCCTTCACCTCTCGCTTTTCAGACACCAAACTGTCTGAGGTTTATTAGGAAACCCTCCTTCCCCACTTTATCTAACCTTTTTGCTCTCAACTTTCTTTCTGCCTTTCGTTTCACACACCTCCACAAATGGATGTAAGCTTCTTTGCTTTCACACACCTTCCTTTTTAGTCACTACTCATGGTTCTAACTAATGATTACCTGTTCATGGTGATAGGAATGGAAGACAGACGCACACATTCCGGAGTTTGGGAACTGGGATTTAACCAATGACTTTCCAATCACTCGCTATTTCGAGTGTGCAACACAGCCCCGTCCGCTTCGTTACACCTCCTCCTCCGCCGAAACTCGTCTCCACAACAAACCTCCTCGCCCCCTTCGAAATCATACCAAACAGGTTTCCTTAAttacttcctcaacttcatgCATGATCATAATTGTGACGGTTCATGACATTTTTTGCTTTATGGACAAACCATGAAACCGTTTTTTGAGGATGTTTGAGTTGACTTAATTTGTGACTGTGGTACAGGAAACTAGGAACAAGGGAAGGAGGTGCCCGCATGGTAAAGGAAAAGCGTACGTAGTCAAGGAACAGTCAAGGAAGCCAAACCGAAGAAGGAAGCATATGCAGGTGCAACAAGAGGACACCGTTCGGCGAACTCCCAAACCCGTTGACGAAGATCTCTACAAGATCCCTCCCGAACTCCTCCACACTTCCAACAAACGGGTGTCTCATcaaactctcttttttcttattaatgttaatgccatgTTTGTGTAGTACTTATTCTGTATACTAAATTTTTCTTGACTTAATTTACTATGGTTTTGTAGAAGAAAATTATGGGGTTCATTTCCAAGTGTTTTGTACAGCTTTCGTGTCACGAGAACTGCTAAGCTAGAATTGCTGCGAATGAATCTCGAACGCTGTGATTGGAAGGAGAATTTTGGAGAGAGAAGGGAGAATGTGTATGACAGTGATGCTTGTTGGTTTTTAATATGGGATTAAGGGGTGAATgtattttggttttttaaatttatgtttttgaggggaatattatatatagtttcCTAATTCATTGGATGAAGTGAGATTAGGATGATTCTGATACGTGTTGCACGTGGAGTGAGTGAATGTGAGTGTCTAACGTTAATTAATACTAAGAGTGAATGCAGACGTTGCAATTGGTGGCGGTTGTG from the Vigna angularis cultivar LongXiaoDou No.4 chromosome 3, ASM1680809v1, whole genome shotgun sequence genome contains:
- the LOC108323101 gene encoding uncharacterized protein LOC108323101; protein product: MDEWKTDAHIPEFGNWDLTNDFPITRYFECATQPRPLRYTSSSAETRLHNKPPRPLRNHTKQETRNKGRRCPHGKGKAYVVKEQSRKPNRRRKHMQVQQEDTVRRTPKPVDEDLYKIPPELLHTSNKRKKIMGFISKCFVQLSCHENC